Proteins co-encoded in one uncultured Draconibacterium sp. genomic window:
- a CDS encoding OmpA family protein: protein MKKITLFLFALVLSLGYAIAQNADNKWGIGVGPGLEYNIETEATGFLADFYVSRYLTPRFDLMLDNRWSFNDAGTDVVASLLNLRLKLYNDDMAIKPYLFGGPGYMWDNDESDFTFDYGAGVKVPVSERTSLFVSGSYVNSIKGYHSNDPNNAYGWTDEHFQVTSVLEFALGKAKDEDGDGVSDRKDECPGTPAGVQVDEKGCPIDTDGDGVPDYKDDCPTEAGSAALNGCPDKDGDGIADKDDDCPDTPGLAKFNGCPDSDGDGVADPKDKCPDTPKGCPVDADGCPLDSDGDGVIDCQDDCPSEVGPASNNGCPDWSEISIPTIYFDFDKSTLRPEAKAELDKLADQLNAAKEYDIVIGGHTDNIGTESYNMGLSERRAQAVVKYLLQKGVNNAYVGSNNYGETKPAVPNTTLENKRKNRRAEFEVAKIRK, encoded by the coding sequence ATGAAAAAAATTACTCTTTTCTTATTTGCCTTAGTTTTGTCCCTTGGTTACGCCATCGCACAAAATGCAGACAACAAATGGGGCATTGGAGTTGGCCCTGGATTGGAATATAACATTGAAACAGAAGCTACCGGATTTTTAGCTGATTTTTATGTTAGTCGATATCTGACTCCAAGGTTTGATTTGATGCTTGACAACAGGTGGTCGTTCAATGATGCTGGAACTGATGTTGTTGCATCATTGCTGAACCTACGTCTGAAACTTTATAATGATGATATGGCAATTAAGCCATACCTTTTTGGTGGTCCAGGATACATGTGGGATAATGATGAAAGTGATTTTACATTCGACTATGGTGCAGGAGTAAAAGTTCCAGTTAGCGAAAGAACTTCGCTTTTTGTTTCAGGATCGTACGTAAACAGTATTAAAGGATATCATTCAAATGATCCTAACAATGCTTACGGCTGGACAGACGAACATTTTCAGGTTACCAGTGTGCTTGAATTCGCATTGGGAAAAGCTAAAGATGAAGACGGTGACGGTGTAAGTGATCGTAAAGATGAATGTCCAGGTACACCTGCAGGAGTGCAAGTTGATGAAAAAGGTTGTCCTATCGATACTGATGGCGACGGAGTTCCTGATTACAAAGATGACTGTCCTACTGAAGCTGGCTCAGCTGCTTTGAATGGCTGTCCAGACAAAGACGGTGACGGAATTGCCGATAAAGATGACGACTGTCCTGATACTCCGGGATTAGCTAAATTCAACGGTTGTCCTGACTCAGACGGTGACGGAGTTGCTGATCCAAAAGATAAGTGTCCTGATACACCAAAAGGATGTCCTGTTGACGCTGACGGTTGTCCGCTTGATTCAGACGGCGACGGTGTAATTGACTGTCAGGATGATTGTCCATCAGAAGTAGGTCCTGCAAGCAACAATGGTTGCCCAGATTGGAGTGAAATTTCAATTCCAACTATTTACTTCGATTTCGACAAATCAACTCTGAGACCAGAAGCAAAAGCTGAATTGGATAAATTAGCTGATCAGTTGAATGCTGCTAAAGAATACGATATCGTAATTGGTGGTCACACTGATAATATTGGTACAGAATCATACAACATGGGATTGTCTGAAAGACGCGCTCAGGCTGTTGTTAAGTACTTATTGCAAAAAGGTGTGAACAACGCTTATGTAGGTTCTAATAACTATGGTGAAACTAAACCGGCTGTTCCTAATACAACATTAGAGAACAAACGTAAAAACCGTAGAGCAGAATTTGAAGTAGCAAAAATTCGCAAGTAA
- the argS gene encoding arginine--tRNA ligase translates to MSIESLIQKGTVEAMMSLYGADLPENQVQVQNTRKDFDGDITVVVFPFLRYSKKAPEQTAEDLGKYLVENIDTVENFNVIKGFLNLEISQNYWIDVLKSSFSNSEFGLKPVTNDSELVMVEYSSPNTNKPLHLGHIRNNLLGFSISEILKANGKKVVMTNIVNDRGIHICKSMYAWKQWGNGETPESTGMKGDHLVGKYYVEFDKHYKAEIAELVEKGVSKEEAENQAPSIIAARELLRKWEAKDEETVELWKMMNNWVYEGFDVTYKTLGVGFDKIYYESDTYLIGKEEVLRGLEEGTFTKREDNSVWADLTGDGLDQKILLRSDGTSVYMTQDIGTAKMRFNDYSIDKMVYVVGNEQNYHFQVLAILLDKLGFSWGKDLYHFSYGMVELPSGKMKSREGTVVDADDLVDNMVEVAREMSAELGKLDSLTGEDAETTFKMIALGALKYFILKVDPRKNMMFNPEESIDFNGNTGPFIQYTYARIKSVLRKAADQNITIDENVVIESLSLKEKDLVKRISLFPAAVEEAGDNYSPAIIANYCYELVKEFNQFYHDHSILGEANESVKNFRLVLASTVGQVVKNAMGLLGIEMPERM, encoded by the coding sequence ATGAGTATCGAAAGTTTGATTCAGAAAGGAACCGTAGAAGCAATGATGTCTTTGTACGGAGCAGATTTGCCTGAAAACCAGGTACAGGTACAAAATACCCGAAAGGACTTCGACGGCGATATTACCGTTGTGGTATTTCCTTTTTTACGATACTCGAAAAAAGCACCGGAGCAAACTGCTGAAGATCTCGGAAAATATCTTGTTGAAAACATTGATACTGTTGAAAACTTCAATGTAATTAAAGGTTTTTTGAATCTGGAGATCAGCCAGAATTATTGGATAGATGTTCTTAAAAGCAGCTTTAGTAATTCGGAGTTTGGCTTGAAGCCGGTAACCAATGATAGCGAGTTGGTAATGGTTGAATATTCGTCGCCAAATACCAATAAACCACTTCACCTCGGTCATATCAGAAACAACCTGCTGGGATTCTCTATCTCTGAGATTTTGAAGGCCAATGGTAAAAAAGTGGTAATGACCAACATTGTAAACGACCGTGGTATCCACATTTGTAAATCGATGTATGCCTGGAAACAATGGGGCAACGGAGAAACTCCTGAAAGTACCGGAATGAAAGGAGACCACTTGGTTGGAAAATACTATGTTGAATTTGACAAACATTATAAAGCCGAAATAGCAGAGCTGGTTGAAAAAGGTGTTTCAAAGGAAGAAGCCGAAAACCAGGCACCATCAATTATTGCAGCCCGCGAATTGCTAAGAAAGTGGGAGGCAAAAGATGAGGAAACAGTTGAGCTTTGGAAAATGATGAACAACTGGGTGTACGAAGGTTTTGATGTGACATATAAAACTCTTGGTGTTGGTTTCGACAAGATTTACTACGAATCGGATACTTATCTGATTGGAAAAGAAGAAGTGCTGAGAGGCCTTGAGGAAGGAACCTTTACAAAGCGCGAAGATAACTCGGTTTGGGCCGATCTTACCGGTGACGGACTAGATCAGAAAATATTGCTGCGTAGCGATGGTACTTCAGTTTATATGACTCAGGACATTGGTACGGCTAAAATGCGTTTTAACGATTATTCGATCGATAAAATGGTTTACGTGGTGGGTAACGAGCAAAACTACCACTTCCAGGTATTGGCTATTTTGCTGGATAAGCTTGGATTTAGCTGGGGAAAAGATTTGTACCACTTTTCGTACGGAATGGTTGAATTGCCATCGGGTAAAATGAAATCGCGCGAGGGAACTGTTGTTGATGCCGACGATTTAGTGGATAACATGGTTGAAGTGGCTCGCGAAATGTCGGCTGAGTTAGGTAAGCTTGACTCGCTAACCGGAGAAGATGCCGAGACTACCTTTAAAATGATTGCCCTTGGTGCGCTTAAGTACTTTATATTGAAAGTGGATCCACGAAAGAATATGATGTTCAATCCCGAAGAGTCAATTGATTTTAACGGAAATACCGGGCCATTTATTCAATACACTTATGCACGTATTAAATCGGTGCTGCGCAAAGCTGCCGATCAAAATATTACTATCGACGAAAATGTAGTTATTGAATCGCTTTCGTTAAAAGAAAAAGATTTAGTTAAACGTATTTCGTTATTTCCTGCGGCAGTGGAAGAAGCCGGAGATAATTACAGTCCGGCGATTATTGCCAACTATTGCTACGAACTGGTAAAAGAGTTTAATCAGTTTTATCACGATCATTCAATACTTGGAGAAGCTAACGAAAGTGTGAAAAACTTCCGTCTGGTACTCGCATCAACAGTAGGTCAGGTAGTGAAGAATGCTATGGGATTGCTGGGAATAGAAATGCCTGAAAGAATGTAG
- a CDS encoding MOSC domain-containing protein — protein MKIISTNIAEARIIEWKGKEVSTGLYKFGVEQGIFLGKEDVEHDNVMDRRYHGGVDKACYLYSADHYQYWQNLYPELEMPCGMFGENLTVEGLHEKEINIGDTYKIGEAVVQVTQPRQPCFKLQFRFNNNNIVRQFVDSGFSGVYVRILKNGHVNPGDSMQLTDKKQSLSIHEVYTLLYADEFDEKVKEAVNDPLIADSCKRDLMKRWGDYM, from the coding sequence ATGAAAATCATCTCAACAAATATTGCTGAAGCCCGAATCATTGAATGGAAAGGGAAAGAAGTTTCAACCGGTTTATACAAATTTGGTGTTGAGCAGGGGATTTTTCTCGGAAAAGAAGATGTTGAACACGACAATGTAATGGATCGCAGATACCATGGCGGCGTTGATAAAGCCTGTTACCTTTATTCGGCAGATCATTACCAATATTGGCAAAACCTGTACCCTGAATTGGAAATGCCATGTGGAATGTTTGGCGAAAACCTAACCGTGGAAGGCCTGCACGAAAAGGAAATAAATATTGGCGACACCTATAAAATTGGAGAAGCAGTGGTACAGGTTACCCAACCTCGCCAACCCTGCTTTAAATTACAGTTCAGGTTTAACAACAACAATATTGTACGCCAATTTGTCGATTCGGGTTTTTCGGGCGTTTATGTCAGAATTTTGAAAAATGGCCATGTAAATCCAGGCGACAGCATGCAGCTGACCGACAAAAAACAATCACTATCAATACACGAAGTTTACACCCTGCTATACGCTGATGAATTCGATGAAAAAGTAAAAGAAGCGGTAAACGATCCCTTAATTGCCGATAGTTGTAAACGCGATTTAATGAAACGTTGGGGAGACTATATGTAA
- a CDS encoding TerB family tellurite resistance protein — protein sequence MAKFGKWIGAGLGAFAGGPIGAIIGFTIGSMFDGGQEAVKRGTRTGYSNRTTTTGGYVMSLLVLVAAVMKADGKVLKSELDYVKKFMVHNFGEDSAQEAIKMLRDLLNQTIPVNDVCQQIKANMNYSARLQLVHFLFGIAQADGEVDASEQKLITHICNQMGIGNNDFESIQAMFVPNTDSDYKILEIDRSASNDDVKKAYRRMAMKYHPDKVSTLGDEVQNAAKEKFQKVNQAYENIKKERKIA from the coding sequence ATGGCAAAATTTGGTAAATGGATAGGAGCCGGACTTGGTGCTTTTGCCGGCGGTCCTATAGGCGCAATTATAGGTTTTACAATAGGTTCTATGTTTGATGGTGGACAAGAAGCCGTAAAACGAGGTACAAGAACAGGATACTCAAACAGAACAACTACCACCGGCGGCTATGTTATGAGCCTTTTGGTTTTGGTAGCTGCCGTAATGAAAGCCGATGGAAAAGTATTGAAATCGGAGCTAGACTATGTAAAGAAATTTATGGTACACAACTTTGGTGAGGACTCAGCACAGGAAGCCATTAAAATGCTACGCGACCTGTTAAACCAAACCATTCCGGTTAACGACGTTTGTCAGCAGATAAAAGCAAACATGAACTACTCGGCACGTCTGCAGCTGGTTCATTTTCTGTTTGGTATTGCCCAGGCCGATGGTGAGGTTGATGCGTCGGAACAAAAGCTGATTACACATATTTGCAACCAAATGGGCATTGGCAATAACGATTTTGAGTCGATTCAGGCTATGTTTGTACCTAACACCGATAGTGATTACAAAATACTCGAAATCGACCGTTCGGCCAGCAACGACGATGTAAAAAAGGCCTACCGTCGTATGGCTATGAAATACCACCCTGATAAAGTTAGCACCCTGGGCGACGAAGTTCAGAATGCTGCAAAAGAAAAATTCCAGAAAGTAAATCAGGCCTACGAAAACATTAAAAAGGAACGAAAGATTGCATAA
- the coaE gene encoding dephospho-CoA kinase (Dephospho-CoA kinase (CoaE) performs the final step in coenzyme A biosynthesis.), with protein MALKIGITGGIGSGKSVICQVFKLLGAPVFEADVWAKKLVNSNDQIKTGLIDWYGPDIYSPNGTIDRKKLAGIIFTDSTQLQKVNNLIHPVVRQEFMNWADKQNHPYVIHEAAILFESGFYKMMDYTLLVTAPEIERIDRVTKRDGATIEAVKERLSKQWSDEQKRKLASTEIKNDNKTLLIPQLVEIDKQLKEYGKIW; from the coding sequence ATGGCTTTAAAGATTGGAATCACAGGAGGAATTGGAAGTGGAAAATCGGTAATTTGCCAGGTTTTCAAGCTTCTGGGAGCTCCTGTTTTTGAGGCCGACGTTTGGGCAAAAAAACTGGTAAATTCAAATGATCAGATTAAAACCGGACTTATTGACTGGTATGGCCCCGACATTTATTCACCAAACGGCACAATTGACCGGAAAAAACTGGCTGGCATCATTTTTACAGATAGCACACAGTTGCAGAAAGTAAACAACTTAATTCATCCGGTGGTGCGGCAGGAATTTATGAATTGGGCAGATAAACAAAACCATCCGTACGTTATTCACGAAGCGGCTATTCTTTTTGAAAGTGGTTTCTATAAAATGATGGATTATACTCTATTGGTAACTGCACCAGAAATTGAGAGAATCGACCGTGTTACGAAACGCGATGGTGCAACAATAGAAGCCGTTAAAGAACGACTGAGCAAACAGTGGAGTGATGAGCAAAAACGCAAACTCGCTTCAACAGAAATTAAAAACGACAACAAAACATTATTGATTCCTCAGCTGGTTGAGATCGATAAACAACTAAAAGAATATGGCAAAATTTGGTAA
- a CDS encoding CdaR family protein, with amino-acid sequence MNKNIEKITGYLKIEQLKNDKRVIVYLICVLIATVLWFLNALEKDYTTTISYPVRYVSPPNHQFLANKPPEKLDLKVDAHGFTLLRHKLNFSYSPIILNLTNITKNQESNNGTFMVPTNTLNRRISSQISSEISLQQVNPDIIRIVLDSLKTKAVPVKADISIDFKSQFNLKNTLQVKPSEVKITGPASVVDTINFLYTTRKSFEKVDKTITRNVKIIHPETTTVVPAEVLLQIEVEKYTEKQVRLPIQVINKPADVRIKLFPSELTLNCIVGLSEFDNISETDFRAVVDYASISNSESRLKVKITDKPSFVEISRFTPESVEYLIETY; translated from the coding sequence ATGAACAAGAATATTGAAAAAATAACGGGCTATTTAAAAATCGAGCAACTTAAAAACGACAAACGAGTGATCGTTTATCTAATTTGTGTGCTTATTGCCACAGTCCTTTGGTTTTTAAATGCTTTGGAAAAAGATTATACAACAACCATTTCGTACCCTGTTCGGTATGTAAGCCCACCTAACCACCAGTTTTTGGCTAACAAACCTCCCGAAAAACTCGATTTGAAAGTTGACGCGCACGGCTTTACACTTTTGCGCCATAAACTCAATTTTTCTTATTCGCCAATTATTTTAAACCTGACGAATATTACCAAAAACCAGGAATCGAACAATGGTACATTCATGGTGCCAACAAATACATTAAACCGTCGAATTTCGAGCCAGATTAGCAGTGAAATAAGCCTTCAACAGGTTAATCCAGATATCATCAGAATCGTTCTCGACAGTTTAAAGACAAAGGCGGTTCCGGTAAAAGCCGATATTTCAATCGACTTTAAGTCGCAGTTTAATTTAAAAAATACTTTGCAGGTAAAGCCATCGGAAGTTAAAATTACCGGTCCGGCATCGGTAGTCGATACAATTAATTTTCTTTATACAACAAGAAAATCGTTCGAAAAGGTGGATAAAACAATTACCCGCAACGTAAAAATCATTCATCCTGAAACTACCACAGTTGTTCCGGCAGAGGTATTGCTACAAATTGAGGTGGAAAAATATACCGAGAAACAGGTTCGCCTTCCCATACAGGTTATCAACAAACCAGCCGACGTGAGAATTAAACTTTTCCCTTCGGAACTAACGCTTAACTGCATTGTAGGATTAAGCGAATTCGACAATATCTCGGAGACCGATTTTCGGGCGGTGGTTGATTACGCATCGATTAGTAACAGCGAAAGTCGTCTGAAGGTGAAAATAACCGATAAACCATCGTTTGTTGAAATTTCACGCTTTACCCCCGAATCGGTAGAATACCTCATTGAAACATATTAA
- a CDS encoding DUF4249 domain-containing protein → MKTAQIIKGIIIILFAIVAFTSCEDVVDVKLDGEDIDLIAVEAYINTKAENNIYVKLERTLAVNQTTQNPVISNAVVQLSDNAATPNTVTLEEQGNTGIYLLPAETSYPGVTGRTYTLTITTPDGTVITGEEYLQKIETLDSVKVNLSDRGNYEYLGIYINSQETPGLGNYYKWDIYINGEFLNDGEDLAFASDELVDGNYIYDMLILLDWEDEEEDKILHQGDTIVVEQLSISKAAYEFYWGLDDQAWAGGPFSVPPANVPSNLTSSDGKRILGLFSARDISVGNTVIIDDSNFTPLKSSIPEI, encoded by the coding sequence ATGAAAACAGCACAAATAATAAAAGGAATTATTATTATTCTATTTGCCATAGTTGCATTCACCTCCTGCGAAGATGTTGTGGATGTAAAACTTGACGGTGAAGATATTGACCTGATTGCCGTTGAAGCATATATTAACACCAAAGCAGAAAACAACATTTACGTAAAATTGGAACGTACGCTTGCTGTAAATCAAACGACACAAAACCCGGTAATCAGCAATGCAGTGGTTCAGTTAAGCGACAATGCAGCTACGCCCAATACCGTGACTCTCGAAGAACAGGGCAACACAGGAATATATTTATTACCGGCTGAAACATCTTATCCGGGAGTTACCGGGCGCACTTATACCTTAACAATTACCACACCCGATGGGACAGTAATTACCGGCGAAGAATATTTGCAGAAAATTGAAACGCTTGATTCAGTGAAAGTAAATTTAAGCGACCGGGGAAATTACGAGTACCTGGGGATTTATATAAACTCGCAGGAAACTCCGGGATTGGGAAATTATTACAAATGGGATATTTATATAAACGGTGAGTTTTTGAATGATGGCGAAGACCTGGCATTTGCGAGCGATGAACTGGTAGACGGAAATTATATCTACGATATGCTTATCCTCCTTGATTGGGAAGATGAGGAAGAAGATAAAATTCTTCACCAGGGAGATACAATTGTTGTGGAGCAACTCTCCATTTCGAAGGCTGCTTACGAATTTTATTGGGGACTGGATGATCAGGCCTGGGCCGGAGGCCCGTTTAGTGTACCGCCTGCAAATGTGCCCAGTAACTTGACATCAAGCGATGGAAAACGCATTTTGGGACTGTTCTCGGCACGCGATATTTCTGTTGGAAATACGGTAATTATCGACGATTCAAATTTTACGCCTTTAAAATCGAGCATCCCCGAAATTTAA